The genomic segment CCAAAACCAATTAAAAAACCTAAATAACAAAATATCCCAAAATTCCCGGTAAAAGATTTGGCTGCAATTTCACTTAAATTGAAGGTGAATTGATCTCCAGAAAGAGCTAAAGCAAGCCCACTAATTAATATTAAAAGGGAAGCCAGTGCGGTGTAAAGAATGAATTTTGTTGCTGCATAAAGTTTCCTTTTGCCTCCCCAAATAGCAATCAAAAGATAGACTGGAACTAGCTCAAGCTCCCAAGCTAAAAAGAATAGTAAGAAATCTTGCGATAGGAAAACTAAAGCTTGGGCTGAAGCTTGTATAAGTAATAGCGCAAAGTAAAGCCTTGTTTTTTGTTTTACTTTCCAACTTGCAGCTGCGGACAAAAAAGTGATTAGACCGCTTAGGACTACCAGCGGAGCGGATATTCCATCTACTCCCAATGACCATTCAAGTCCTATAGACGGAAGCCACTGAAGTCTTTCTACCAACTGCAAGCTTTCGCTATTTGGATCAAATAAATTGGCTAAAGCCAATACAACTATTAGAAAATCGGCTAATAAAATTACTAGGGCTATATTTCTCGGAAGATTAGAATTTTTACTTTCTTGCGTTGGGAGGAAAGGCATTATCAATGCTCCAACTATGGGAAGGAGCACAATGAGTGAGAGCCATGGAAATACCGTCTGAGAATCAATACTCATAGGCAGATTGGCATCCATAATTTGGGGCAAGTCAGCCATAAAGCTATCAGTTTTTTTTCGTTTTCATGAGTAGAACTACCCAAAGGTGTTTGAAATGCATTCGCTTCCTGTGAGCTGGAGGCTCATTAAAGGAGCACGACTTGCTACACCAGCAGCTTCCCAAGCTTTGACCATCGCGACACTGACTTCTCGGCCTTTAGTCGCTTTGCACAAGGCAAGAATGCTTGGTCCTGCTCCACTAATTGCACATCCTAAAGCTCCGGCAGCCTTTGCTGCTTCTCTTACCTCTAACCCACCTTTAATCAAACCCCATCTGTAGGGTTCATGAAGCTTGTCATGCATACCATCTGTAATTAAATCCTCATTTCCAGTCCTTAGTCCTTGAAGCAGAAGAGTAAGTGCACCTAAATTGATTACTGCATCATTGACTGGAATATTCTCCGGCATTACACGTCTCGCTTCGCTTGTGCTAAGGCGAATAGATGGAATTGCAACTACTGCTTTTATTGATTTATCCCAATCACAGCGGACCACTCGCCATCTGTCGGATGCAGTTTTAGCGGTTACGCAAAGACCTCCTATTAATGATGGAACAACATTGTCTGGATGACCCTCTATATCTATTGCCAGCTCCAATAATTTTTCCTTAGGCAAAGGATATCCAGCAAGTGCATTTGCTCCAACTAGCCCTGCCACGATGGCTGTAGCACTGCTTCCAAGTCCTCTTGCGGGAGGTACTGCCAATTTTACTCTTGCTTCAAGAGCTACAGGCTCTATACCTGCAGTTCTCCAAACTCTTTGCGCGGCTCGATAAAAAAGGTTTTCAGGGCCGCCTCTTAAATGATTGCCTTCAGTACTTTCCATTATTAATTCAAATCTTTCAGCATTACCTTCAATTCTTTTAATAGTGAACTGATTGGAAAGGTCTAATGCTGCTCCAAGGCAATCAAACCCTGGACCAATATTGGCTGTAGTAGAAGGGACTTCTACTACGACAGTTTGTCCTATTTTTGGCGGCCCCATGTTTTTATCCTTTAGCTAAGTCTCCCATTTTATTCGGCAATTAAGCGTGCTCTGCAAGCTGAGCTGAATAATGTCGCTTCTTTATCTTTAAGAACAACCAATGGAATTTCCTTTAAATAAGATTGAAAGCGACCCTTATTACTAAATGCACTAAGGAAGTTAGAAGAGTTTATTCCATCGAGGTTTTTTGCTGCTGTTCCACCTGCTATCCATAAGCCTGAAGAGCAAAGTTCTTGTAAAGCAAGGTCTCCAGCTGCAGACCCATAAGCATTTAGCCATAGTTGCAAGGCTTCAGTCATTAATTTGTCTCCGTTTTTTGCTTTTTCCCAAACAAGTGCGGGTAAATCTGTGGAATCTGATTTGTCACTATCCATATTTTTTAAAATTACCTGAAGTGGATGGCTTTCATTTATTGGATCATCCAATTTCCATCTGGCAATCATGCCAAGGCCAGTACCACTAACAATTCTTTCAATGGATATTCTTTGAATATTTAACTTCTTTTTTAGCCATTTGACTAATGCCCATTCGTTTTCTGTTCTTGGGGAAAATTCTCGATGCCCTCCTTCACTTGGAAATATAGAGATGCTTTTAGGGGTTATCAAGCCTCTGGACATTCCTAAGCCAGTACCAGCTCCGATAATTGCAATTAATTTTTGATTGTTTTTGTAATCAGAATTTAATGTCCCTTGTATTACTTCATATTGGTTTCTATTGAAAAATGGTATTCCATAGATTAAAACTGAAAAATCATTTATTAATTCAATATTATTTATTTTTGAAAGTAGAGATAACTTTTTTGATTCGATATCCCAGCCAAGATTTGTAATCTTAACCTCCTGATTTTGTATTGGCCCGGCTACACCAATAGAACCATTTTGAGGCAGTGATATATGATCTGGTAAATGTTTAATAAAATCTTCAAATAATGAGTAAAAAGATTTCCATTCTGATGAAATATAGTACTTCTCAAATAATTTTTTTGGATATTTCTCGTTTGAATAAATAGCTAATATTGTTTTAGTTCCCCCAAGGTCTCCAGCAAGTAAATTCATTAGTTATTAAAGTCGTTTTTGATTTAAGATTGATTACCTTGTATACCTTTTTTGCTAATTGATTCGTCAATTATTAATTTAAACTTGTCTATACTCATATTTCCAAGATCTTTACCTTCTCTTGTCCTTACTGAGATTTCACTATTCTCTTCTTCCTTATCTCCAATAATTATCAAGAATGGTATTCTTTGCATAGTATGTTCTCGTATTTTAAAACCGACTTTTTCATTTCTGATATCAATTTCAGCTCTGAAACCAAAGTCAACTAATTTATCTTTAGCAGTAAAACATGCTTCATTATTTCTATCAGTTATGCCCATAATCATTATTTGAATAGGTGATAACCATGTAGGAAAATTCCCTGAATAATTCTCAATTAAAATCCCAATAAATCTTTCAAAAGAACCTAAAATAGCTCTGTGAAGCATTACAGGTGTTTGTTTTCTTCCTGTAATATCTATATAACTTGCATTGAGCCTTTGAGGCATGGAGAAATCCACTTGAATTGTTCCGCATTGCCATACTCTGTTGAGACAATCTTTTAAGGAAAATTCTATTTTTGGACCATAGAAGGCACCCTCTCCAGGGAGGAGCGACCAATCTAATCCTTTTGAATCAAGTGCCTCAGATAAGGCTTTTTCTGATTTGTCCCAGATATCATCACTTCCAACCCTTTTCACTGGTCTTGTTGAGAGCTTAATAAGAATTGAATCAAAGCCAAAGGTTTTATAAACCTCAAATACCAAATCAATAAAATTTTGGACTTCTTCTTGGATTTGTTCATCGGTACAAAATATGTGTGCATCATCTTGAACAAAATTTCTTACTCTCATTAAGCCATGCAGTGCACCAGAAGGCTCATTGCGATGACAAGAACCAAATTCAGAAAGTCTAATAGGAAGATCTCGATAGCTTTTTAAACCTTGATTGAATATTTGTATGTGGCATGGACAATTCATAGGTTTTATTGCATATTCCCTGTTCTCTGAAGTTGTAGTAAACATATCTTCTTTAAATTTATCCCAATGGCCTGATTTCTCCCAAAGACTCCTATCAACTACTTGCGGAGATTTAACTTCTTGATAATCATATTTTGTAATGGTTTCCCGAATAAAATCTTCTAAAATTCTATAAATAGTCCACCCTTTAGGGTGCCAAAAAACCATACCGGGTGCTTCTTCTTGTGAGTGAAAAAGTGAATATTTTTTCCCTAACTTTCTATGATCTCTTTTCTCAGCTTCTTCAATTCTAGAGAGATATTCTTTTAACTCTTTTGAGCTTTTCCAAGCTGTTCCATATATTCTTTGTAGCATTTCATTATTAGAGTCTCCGCGCCAATAAGCTCCTGATACTTTCATTAGCTTAAATGCTCTTAGATGCCTTGTATTTGGCACATGAGGACCTCTGCACATATCAATATATTCTTGATGTTTGTATAACTTTATGATTTCATTTTTAGGGATATTTTTAACTATGTCTAGCTTGAAAATTTCACCTCTATCAGTAAAAACCTCCTTGGCTTTTTCTGGACTAACTATTTCAACACCTACACTATAATCTCTATTAACTAACTCTTTCATTCTCTTCTCAATTTTGAGAAGATCATCAGGAGTGAATGTATCTTTATAAGAAATATCATAATAAAAACCATCTTCAATTACTGGCCCTATTGCCATTTTTGCTTCGGGGTATAATTGCTTTACAGCATGTCCAAGAAGATGAGCGAATGAATGTCTAATAATTTCTAGACCTTCATCATCTTTAGATGTAATAATCTGTATATGAGAATTTTGAGTTATAGGAATACAAGTATCTATTAATTCCCCATTCACTCTCCCCGCTAACGCTGCTTTTGCTAAACCAGGCCCAATTTCTGAAGCTATTTGATCAATTGTTACAGCGGAATCATATTTTTTTTCAGTTCCATCAGGTAATGTAATTATTGGCATAATTTTCTACAAATTCGAATAAAATCCTAGAGCTTCTTTAACTCTATTTAATGTTAACTTAGAAACCTCCTCGGCAGTCAGTTTGCCTTTATTTAGTATTCTTTTTAACTCTTCTGGATCATTCATTAGTTCTTTATATTTTTCTTGAATAGGTTTAAGAACGTTAATCATTGCCTCTGTAAATTCTGGTTTGAATTTACCCCAGCCCATTTCTGCGCAATACTCAGCGGCTTTTTCTCTACCTAAGCCAGAAATTATTGAATAAATTGTTAAAAGATTATCAGCTTCGGGTCTTAAAGGATTACCGAATTCTAATCCTAATTCTGAGTCGGTTTTTGAACGTTTTATTTTTTTAGTAATTATATCTGGACTGTCTAATAAAGTAATCCTACTATTTTCATTTGGGTCGCTTTTACTCATTTTCTTTGTTCCGTCTGTCAGGCTCATGACTTTGGAACACTCTTTCAAAATTAAGGGATTTGGAACTTTAAGTATTGGATTCTCTTTCGTTCCGAATTTTGAATTAACTCGTTGAGAAGCAATATCTCTCGCAAGCTCTAGATGTTGCTTTTGATCTTCTCCAACAGGAACTAAATCAGCGTCATAGAGAAGAATATCCGCTGCCATAAGGACTGGATAATCTAATAATCCAATAGATACATTGTCGCCTTGTTTAATGGACTTTTCCTTGAACTGAATCATTCTTTCCATCCAGTTTAAAGGAGTTAAGCAATTTAATATCCAGCAAAGCTCGCTATGGGCGCTTATCTGACTTTGTATGAATATTGAGCATTTATCAGGATTCATCCCACAAGCGATATACAAAGCCGCTGTAGATAAAGAATTTTGATAAAGAGATTTTGGGTCATGCGGAGTCGTTATCGCATGAAGATCAACAACGCAGACAAATGTTTCATAATTTTCTTGTAATTCAACCCAATTTCTTATTGCTCCAAGCCAATTACCAATATGAACATCTCCTGTGGGTTGAACACCAGATAAGACTCGCTTCTGATTCACTTATCCTTGCTCGCTTGTATTTGTGGAATCATCTTCATTTGAACTTGCTTTTGTTGCTTCATCATTATCTTTTTCTGCATGATCTTGAGCAAGATTGTTTGCTTGATCAGTATCAGCTACCTCTTGTTCTTTAACTGGCTTTTCTGGTCTTGCAAAAGGGTTAGGCTTTGTGTTGGCTGAGTTGTTATTTTCACCGTTATAGTTTCCCCTGTTACCCCTGCCTCTTCTTTGTTCATTGGCGGGCGCTTGGGACCTATATTCGTTGACTAAATTTTCAAGATTTCCATCTTCAAGCATTTGGGCAAGAGTTCTTACTGCGAAACCTAAAACAGCAACAGTAGAACGAAGATTAAAGGCTTCTTGTAATGATCTAGCTGCTCGCATTTCATTATCACTTAAGCGAATACGAAAGCCTCCCTCTCTATTGTTAGGACCTCGGCCACCTCTGAAATTATTACGACCATTTTGTCTTTGGTTTTGGAAATCGCCACCACCGGACTGATTATTGGTGTAAGAGTCACCCATGAACATATTTGCCAATAGGGGCAAGTGTGACGCATAGCCGGTACTTTTGCGACATATTTGGATATCTTGATTAGCACTTTCACATCTAATGATATTGATCCCAGCGGAATGATTTGATTTCTTTAGGCATAAATTTTTCTTATTAAAAACGTAAAACCTTCTTTCTTTGCGGTTATTAAGGGAAAATTTGCTTTAAAATGAAAGTTAGCTAAGAAGAAACTGTATTTATTGAAATCGTGGAAAATCATTCATTAACAAAATCTCCTCTCTCCTTACCTTCTTTTTCGATTCCAAAAATTAGTCTTTTTATTGGGCTAACTATTACAGGTCAATGGGTTTTAAGTGATGTGGCCCATATCCCTGGGGGTGGACTTGGATTGCTATTAGGACTTGGTTGTATTTTTTATTTTCTAAAACCAGGAAAGGTTTCATTTGATGCTCCCTCTACTGTTCAAGGATGGGTAAGAAGATGTCATGACGTTTTAGAGAATTTTGAGTACTTACTTGATGATGGAGAGCAAAGTGAAAGAAAAAAAGAAAGAATAAATTCCTTGCAAAAAATTATTGATAGAAGCGAAGATCAAAGCATTGGTTTCTTGAAAACAAAAGGCGTAAAATTACCTGATAAAGAGCAATTGGAAAAAGTTTTAGGAATAAATAATCAAATAAAAGTTTCTTTTCCACCAGCTCTTCCTGTAAGAGATCGAAATTGGATTTTGCCAGATTTAATCCAAGAGCAAGATTTTATTGTTTATTCTTTGGCACTTCCCATGAGCGCAGCTGATCTTTTGTGGATTAAAAATATCCCTACAGATCAACCAGCCTGGCTAATGGTTGCCAGTAAAGAATCTACTGATTGGTCTGATGAGCGAAATGCATTAGAGGCTCAATTACCAGATAGATGGACTAACAGAGTATTGAAATGGGATGGATCTCAAAAAGAAATGGCAACGGTTCTTTCTCCAATCAAGAAACTTCTTGAAAATCCAAAGAAGAATACAGACATTACTAAACAAAGACTTTTGTCTCGATTGCATACTTCTTGGCAAAAAGATTTAGAAAAATTAAGAAGAGAAAAATTCAAGGTTATTCAAACAAGATCTCAGTGGATAGTTGCTGGTATCGTTTTCGCCTCCCCTGTAGCCTCAACTGATTTGCTTGCAGTTGCAGTGGTTAATGGCTTGATGATCAAAGAAATGTCGAAAATATGGTCTTCCAAAATGAAGCCAGAATTACTTGAGGCAGTCTCACGACAACTAGCAATGGCTGCAATTGCTCAAGGAGTGGTCGAATGGAGTGGACAGTCCTTGTTGAGCTTGGCAAAGCTTGATGGCTCCTCTTGGGTTGCTGCTGGAACAATTCAGGCCTTGAGTGCTGCTTATTTAACAAGAGTTGTTGGGAGATCGATGGCTGATTGGATGGCTCTCAATAATGGAGTAACTCAACCTGATTTAGAACTTATTAAGCAACAAGCTCCTCAACTAGTATCAAAAGCTGCTGAGCTAGAAAGAGTTGATTGGGTGGCTTTTTTAAAGCAATCAAAAGAATGGATTCAGTCTCAATCTATTAATTACAAAGTTAAATCCGTTTAAGTTTATAGCTTTTCTTCTGGGATCTCTTTGACTTATATTTAGATAAAACATTAATATTTTCTAATTTCAAATATATGTTTAATAAAAAGGTTATTTCTGAGTATATTTATAAGAAAAATAAGATACTTAGTTTATCTATTTTCCTTGCTTTAAATATTTTATTCCTGACAGGATGTGTAAATAAAAACACCTATAAGCCAGGCAATGATAAGCCTTTCGTTTTAACTACTTTTACAATTTTGGCCGATCTTGCAAGAAATGTTGCTGGGGATAGACTTTTAGTTAAATCAATAACGAAACCAGGAGCAGAAATCCATAGTTATCAATTTACACCTAGTGATATTGTGAAAACTAAAGGAGCAAAACTGATTATTGAAAATGGTTTAGGCCTTGAAGCTTGGTTTTCGAAATTTATGATTAGCACGGGTGATATTCCTAATGTGAAATTAACTGAAGGAATGAAGCCATTATTGATAGATGGAGATGCTTATTCAGGAAAACCAAATCCTCATGCTTGGATGTCGCCAAAAAGAGCTATGAAATATGTAGATAAAATCGTCGATGCTTTTATCACAATTGATCCTGATGGAGCTCTTGAATACTCATCTAACGCTTCAACCTATAAAGCTAAACTTGAATCGCTTGATAAAGAGCTAAGAGATTCTTTATCCTCTATTCCTAAAGAAAGAAGATTTTTGGTGACATGTGAAGGAGCCTTTACTTATCTGGCCCGTGATTACGGAATGAAAGAGGCGTATTTGTGGCCAGTTAATGCTGAAAGTCAAGTAACCCCTAGGAGAATGGTGAACCTAATAAAAAAAATCAAAGAAAATGAAGTCCCAACAATTTTTTGTGAAAGTACTGTGAGTGCAGACGCACAAATGGAAGTTGCGAAATCAAGCGGAGCTGTTTTTGGTGGGACCTTCTACGTTGATTCACTCTCAGATCTAAATGGTCCTGCTCCTACCTATATAGATTTACTAAGGCACAATGTTCGATTAATTACTAAGGGCCTATCCATTTCAAAAGTGAAAAAATAATGAACCCAATTTTTAAAAGCCATGAGAAAGATTTTATGCGTATTGAGGCAGACCAAGTTTGTGTTGACTACAACGGTACAGTTGCTCTCTATGACGCAAGTTTAAATTTAAAAGCTGGATCTATATGTGGCCTTGTGGGCATGAATGGCGCAGGAAAATCAACTTTTTTCAAGGCTCTGATGGGTTTTGTTAGACCTTCAAGGGGGAAAATTAGGATCAATGGTATAAAGGTTAATCAAGCCCAGAAGGAACAATCAGTTGCATATGTTCCACAAAATGAAGGAATAGATTATTCATTTCCAGTGAGTGTTTGGGATGTTGTGATGATGGGCCGATATGGTGCTATGAATATTTTTCGAATACCAAGAGAGTCAGATAGAAGAGCAGTTGTTCATGCTCTTGAGAGAGTTGATCTTTTTGATCTCAGAGAAAGACCAATAGGATCTTTATCTGGAGGGCAACGCAAAAGAGCTTTTCTTGCAAGAGCAATTGCTCAACGGGCATCAGTACTTCTATTAGACGAGCCTTTTTCTGGAGTTGATGTACCCACTGAAAAGCTTATGGCTGAGCTATTTCTTCAGTTTCGACAAGAAGGGCATACTATTTTGATATCCACTCATGATTTGAATCATGTGCGAGATTTTTGTGATTTTGTTGTCCTTATCAATAAGACAGTTCTTGCGTATGGTGAAACCTCGGAGGTCTTTACTTCAGAAAATCTAAATAAAACATTTGGAGGAATCCCACCAAACCCTTTATCAGGTCCAACGTCAAGTAAAGATTTTATAAATGAGTGAATTTCTAATTTCCATTACGCCAATTGATTGGCTATTGGATCCATTAACTCATGACTTCATGAGAAGAGCTTTAATGGTTAGCGCACTAGTGGGAGGGGTTTGCGGACTTTTATCTTGTTATATGACATTAAAAGGTTGGGCATTAATGGGTGACGCGGTTTCTCATGCGGTTATGCCTGGAGTAGTTGTTGCTTATGCATTAGGGCTCCCTTTTTCCTTATGTGCTTTTGTTTTTGGCGTTGGTTCAGTTGCTTTGATTGGATTTGTTAAACAGAAATCTAGAATCAAGGAAGATACAGTAATAGGACTTGTTTTTACTGGCTTTTTTGCATTAGGCCTTGTATTGGTTTCAAAAATAAAAAGTAATATTGATCTAATGCAAATACTTTTTGGAAGCCCTCTTGGTATTTCTCGTTCAGATGTTAACCAGACTTTAATAATTTCGTTTATTGTTATATCTATTTTGCTTATATTTAGAAAAGATTTAATGCTTTATTGTTTTGATGCTAAGCATGCTAGATCTATAGGAATAAATACAGGCATTCTTCATTATTTATTATTAACTTTATTGTCATTATCTGCAGTAGTAGGATTGCAAACGGTAGGTATTATTCTTGTAGTAGCAATGTTAATAACTCCTGGTGCAACGGCATATTTACTCACAGATCGTTTTGATAGAATGACGATATTAGCAGTAATTAGCAGTTCTTTCTCAAGTATTTTAGGAGTTTATATAAGTTATTGGTCAGATATTGAAACAGGAGGATCTATTGTTTTAGTGCAAACATTAATCTTTTTAATAGCTTTCTTATTCGCTCCAAGATATGGAATATTTAAAAACCAAACTCTTATAAATAATGATTAATTTAATAGAACTATGAACAACTCAGCTTCCGAACAAAAATGGAAATGGTGGCCACTCTTACCTCTTTACCCTTACGGAAGAAGACGAACAATATTTCGTGAATTAGTCCCTAATCAAATATGGAGTTTTGAGCAACTTCAAGGTATCTATTATGTTGCCGTGCCAGTGAGGTTGTTAGTCATAAGAGTAAAAAATGAATTAATGATAATTAATCCTCTCCCTCCAACCAGTGAATTACTAAAAGAAATAGACCTACTTCAAAAAAAAATAGGACCAGTAAAAACTATTGTTTTGCCTACGGCTTCTGGCTTAGAACACAAAATCGGACTTCCTGCTTTGGCTAGAGCTTTTCCTAATGCAAAAATATGGTTATGTCCTGGGCAATGGAGTTTTCCTTTTCAATTGCCTTTTGATTGGCTAGGAATTCCATCTAATAGAACAAATATTTTATTGGCTGATGGATTTCCACATGGTGATGATTGTGAATGGATTTCTTTAGGACCTATTGATATTGGTCTCGCACGTTTTCAAGAGATTTCTTGTTTTCACAAACCAACAAAATCTTTATTGGTAACTGATGCTCTGGTAGGTATCGAGGCCACCCCTCCTGAGCTCTTTAATTTAGATCCAACTCCGTTGTTGTTTCATTCTAGAGAGAAAGGCTCCGAGGAACTTATTGATTCACCTATTGCTAGAAGGAAAGGATGGCTTCGATTAGTTCTTTTCGCTTCTTACCTCAAACCTGAAAAGTTGGAGATACCAAAAATAAAAGAGATTCTTGAAAACTCTTTTAAGCCAAAGATGAGAAACAAAAGATCACATTTCGGAATCTATCCTTTTGCTTGGCAGGAGGGTTGGGATCTGTCTGCGAAAAAACTTGTTGGAGAAAAGACTCCCCTAATACAAATCGCTCCAGTAATAGAAAGATTAGTTTTCCCTAGAGGAAAAAAAGCTTTTATCTCTTGGTTGAATAAAATTGAGTCTTTAAAAGGGATTTCTTTTCTGATTTCTGCCCATTACAGTGGAAAAGTGAGATTCACTACAAATGAAATAAGAGCTTTAAAAGTTAAAATTGATAATTCAAATTGGGAAAAAACCCAAGGAGATTTTAAGTTTTTAAGTTGGTTCGATCAAAAATTATTAAATTTTGGAATAGTTCCTAAAAATCCACTTAAAAAATTCAGCGATTAAATTTTATCTGGGTCAACAGACATCTCTTCGTCGGATAAAAGAGTTTCTTCTAATTGTTTCCTTTGTTCCATCTGTCTTAAGAAATAACCTGTCATCATTGCAGAGGCTAATAAACTTGCCAAATTATCTTTGCTGGAGGTTACTTTTACCTCAAATTGCTCCCCAGGAAGCATTCCTAGCAAACCTTGTACATTGTGTCTGATTATTTCTTGAATCTCAGGACTTGCGGACTTTGCAACTCTCTGGAGAACATCTGCCGGTTGATCTTGTAAATATTGGATTAAAGCATTGGCTTCGTGACCTTCATTATTGTCTGTAGCTAAAAATTCAGGATTAAACATCCAGTTTTTTTCTATGTACAATTACATTATCGCAAAATGTACACTAAAAAAAATTAATTTAGGTTATGGGAACCGAATAGGCCCTATTTTTTTTAATGGCCAGTACCTTGCAAGCGCCGTACCTATAAGATTTTTTTCTGGGAGAGCTCCCCAGATATGAGAGTCTAAACTGTTATTTCGGTTGTCTCCTAAGACCCAAAGTGAATATTCAGGTACATTTATTGCGTCCATTTCATATTGGATAGGTTCTTTAATCCAAGGTTCATTTATTTCTTTTCCATTTCTATATAGTTTCCCATCAGTTACTTCTATTTTGTCTCCAGGTAAGCCAACGACTCTTTTAATTAGCGCTGAACCATCACTGTAACCTGCTTCTGTAAGAATTTTGGGAGGTTTGAAAATAACAATCGTGTTTAAATTTAAATGTTTATTTAGTTTATTATTAAGTCTTGGGGTTATTTTTTCTATCAATATTCTGTCTTGAATTTGCAAAGTTGGAATCATTGATCCAGATGGAATCCATCTAGGTTCAACTGCTTGCCATCTTAATAAAAGCGCAATTAATATCCAAACCAACAATCCTTTCCAGCTATTTTGGTTTTGATTCTTTTTTGATCCAGTAGATGTCATGAATTTTCTTTGTTTTAGTTACTTGTTGGAAAGTTTTTTACAAAAATCCAAGTAGTTGTTCTTTTGACAATTTCACTAGCTCGTTACAATTTTTTTATCAGCTTAGAGCTCCTTAAAACTCTAGTAGCTAAGGGAGTGAAATATTTTGTCCTTTGCCCCGGTAGCAGATCAGGCCCTCTAGCTTTGGCCGCAGCAAGTCTCTCTAAAAGAAAAGAATTAACTCTCATAACATCAATTGACGAAAGGTCAGCTGCATTCCTTGCTTTGGGAATAAGTGCAGCTAGTGGGCAAGTAAGTTGTGTCATTACAACTTCTGGAAGTGCTGTCGCAAATCTTTTGCCGGCTGCTGTTGAAGCAGATAGGTCATGCCATCCTCTCTTGTTTTTAACTGCAGATAGACCTTTGCGATTAAAAGAATGTGGAGCCAATCAAGCAGTTAATCAACAGGATTTTCTTAAGTCTGTTTGTAGACATTTTGATGAATCTCCAAAAGAAGGAATTCATTTGATTTCTAAAGAAAGACTGACATCTCTAGTTGGAAAATCATTCGAAATGGCTTCTAACATCCCCGGACCAGTTCATATTAACCTTGCTTATGAAGAGCCTTTGCATCCTTGCGAACTTGATCAGAAAAAAGTTCTTGATGGATGGGTCATTGAAGGATTTTTAAAGGGAAAAATCACTCCAACTAAGGATGAGGTTGTTAAAAGTTTTCAATCTTTAAAACTACTAAAATTAGATCCATTTTCTTTGGGAATAATTATTGTTGGGCCATGGAGAGGAAAAGTAAAACAACTTAATTCCTTTAGGGGCGCATTAAAGAAATGGCAAAAATTAACTGGATGGCCAATTCTTGCGGATCCGCTCTCTGGGGTTGAAAATGATCAAGAGGGTTTAATAAATCACTGGGATCTTTTTTTCTCAATAGGTTTATTTGAAAAAATCAAAGAGATTCAAGTTTTACGATTGGGTCCAATACCTCCGAGTAGAGAATTACAAACTTGGCTTAAAAAACCTGGGAAATTTCAATTACTTATTACTGAGGGAGATTCTCGAAATCTTGATCCCATAGGTGGCTCGACACAATTTAGTGAAGGATTTTCTTGTTGGGTTGATAAAATGCTTGAGGTTATTCCGGTAAAGCCAGCAATAGATAAAAAAATTGTTAGTAAAAAGTTGATTAAAGAGCTTATAAAATATGATTTATTTATCCATGATTGGCT from the Prochlorococcus marinus str. NATL2A genome contains:
- the lepB gene encoding signal peptidase I, which gives rise to MTSTGSKKNQNQNSWKGLLVWILIALLLRWQAVEPRWIPSGSMIPTLQIQDRILIEKITPRLNNKLNKHLNLNTIVIFKPPKILTEAGYSDGSALIKRVVGLPGDKIEVTDGKLYRNGKEINEPWIKEPIQYEMDAINVPEYSLWVLGDNRNNSLDSHIWGALPEKNLIGTALARYWPLKKIGPIRFP
- the menD gene encoding 2-succinyl-5-enolpyruvyl-6-hydroxy-3-cyclohexene-1-carboxylic-acid synthase; the encoded protein is MTISLARYNFFISLELLKTLVAKGVKYFVLCPGSRSGPLALAAASLSKRKELTLITSIDERSAAFLALGISAASGQVSCVITTSGSAVANLLPAAVEADRSCHPLLFLTADRPLRLKECGANQAVNQQDFLKSVCRHFDESPKEGIHLISKERLTSLVGKSFEMASNIPGPVHINLAYEEPLHPCELDQKKVLDGWVIEGFLKGKITPTKDEVVKSFQSLKLLKLDPFSLGIIIVGPWRGKVKQLNSFRGALKKWQKLTGWPILADPLSGVENDQEGLINHWDLFFSIGLFEKIKEIQVLRLGPIPPSRELQTWLKKPGKFQLLITEGDSRNLDPIGGSTQFSEGFSCWVDKMLEVIPVKPAIDKKIVSKKLIKELIKYDLFIHDWLDKRLFRNGLITEPALARLLPRLLPESIPVMIASSSPIRDWLSYSGEGAFLRRCFGFRGASGIDGTLSMGMGLSIIMGRMVLVTGDLALLHDTNGWLFSKDKNISLIVIMIDNGGGGIFNQLNIDRIEEGDFEDIFLMPQQVCHLTLAKAYGLKYKQVACLDDLEKAIEWSFSLSTNVLIRVCTNSIEDHRLRVNLSDDLKKTLSENLSSFD